Below is a window of Acidimicrobiales bacterium DNA.
GGCCGATTCGTCTGGCTCCTCGGCGTCTTGCTCGGGCTTGGTGGCTTCCCCGGGGTCAATTCAGGTCGGATCCTCCAATCCGTCCTGCACAACTTCGGGAAGCCCGAGCGCTACTGGCGTGACGTTCGACCTTTCGAAGATTCCCTCCATTGGTCCCGCACTCAGCTCGCTCGCCGACGTAACCCTTGAAACGTCGGCGATCACGTCCTCTGCGACTATGGGGACGGCCGGAGCCTCGCCTGGCGGCACCGCCTCGCTCGGCAACCTCTACGTACGAGTATCAATTCCTCTGGGTGCGACAGCAACCATTGCGGTGAGCGTCGGCAGCGGGCCCAACCAGGACCTGATGGGAGCGGTGACCGCCGCCATCAGCAGCGATTCGGGAGTCCTGGGTCTGATCACATCAAACCTCGTCTCGACCCTCAAGACGACGCTCGCACTGACTTCCGACTATCAGTCGACCAACAACGGGATCTTTTCGGTGAGCGCGATCCACGTGACGGTCCTCAGCGGGACGGCCATCGGCGCCGCAGCAGACCTCGCCCTGAGCCAAGTGGGTCCGAACACCTTCACCTCGGGTAGCACGCCCACGACGACGACGGTGCCATCTACGACTACCACCACAGCACCGAGCAGCACGAGCACGACGTCGGTTCCGTCGGCTACGACCACGACGACGGCCCCGGTGGTTCCGAACAGCCTGAGCATCGTTTGGATCCGGCAGGTCGCGTAAGCCGTTAGCGTTCGCTGTTGTTCTGATCCTTTGTGCGAACGTCGCTGGCGATAGCCGCCAGAACCCCGTTCACGAATCGGCCCGACTCATCGGTGGAGTACTGGCCTGCTAGCTCGACGGCTTCGGAAATAACCGCTGCCGTCGGGATGTCGGGCCGATGGCACAACTCGTAGGTGGCGAGCCGGAGCAACGTCAGGTCCACCACCGGCATGCGGTCCAGGGCCCAGTCGATCGAGTGAGACCCGATCAGGGCATCCAGTTCGTCGAGCGACGAGTCGACTCCGCGCACTAGGTCGGCCGTGAAGTCGTCCGGCGGAACTGGCAGATCGTCGAGGACCGCTAGCGCCGGCAAACCCTTTGCTGATGCTTCATACAGTAGAGACAGCGCTCGCTCTCGAGCTTGCCGCCGGCTTCCGTGCGAAGGGGACGAGCCGGTCGTCAATCTCCTGCCCGGCCGAGGTATTCACCGGACCGGGTATCGACCTTGATCTTGTCGCCCGGATTGATGAAGAGCGGCACCTGAACCTGAATGCCTGTCTCGAGCACGGCCGGCTTGCGGGCGCCTGAAACCCGGTCACCTTGGACGCCAGGCTCCGTCTCGGTCACTGTCAGGTCGACTCCCGCCGGAAGGTCGACTCCCACGATCTCACCCCCGTACATCTGGAGCACGACCGAGTTCCCTTCCTTCAAGTACTGCGCCGAAGACCCGAGGCTCGCCCGCGGCGCGTTCATCTGCTCGTAGTCGGTCGTGTCCATGAAGACGAACGCGTCCCCGTCGAGGTACAGGTACTGCATCTCCCGCTTGTCGATCATCGCCTGCTCGAGCTTCTCGTCGGCACGGTAGGTGCGCTCGATGACGGCGCCGGTGCGCACGTTCTTCAGCTTCGTGCGCACGAACGCCCCGCCCTTGCCAGGCTTGACGTGCTGGAACTCGACAACAGAAAAAAGACCCTCCGGGAGGTCCAGGGACATCCCGTTCTTCAGATCATTGGTGGATACGGCGGGCATCAGGGCAGGTCCTTCGGAGTGCTGGTCAACGGTCTGCAGCCATCTTCGGTCACCACGACGGTGTCCTCGATTCGGACACCCCCGAGTCCGGGAAGGTAGACCCCGGGCTCCACGGTGACGACGTGGCCGGCTTCAAGTGTATCCGTCGACGTCGCAGCCACAGATGGGGCCTCGTGGATGTCAAGCCCCACCCCGTGACCAGTCCCGTGAACGAAGGCATCAGCCCA
It encodes the following:
- the nusB gene encoding transcription antitermination factor NusB, whose protein sequence is MTTGSSPSHGSRRQARERALSLLYEASAKGLPALAVLDDLPVPPDDFTADLVRGVDSSLDELDALIGSHSIDWALDRMPVVDLTLLRLATYELCHRPDIPTAAVISEAVELAGQYSTDESGRFVNGVLAAIASDVRTKDQNNSER
- the efp gene encoding elongation factor P; translation: MPAVSTNDLKNGMSLDLPEGLFSVVEFQHVKPGKGGAFVRTKLKNVRTGAVIERTYRADEKLEQAMIDKREMQYLYLDGDAFVFMDTTDYEQMNAPRASLGSSAQYLKEGNSVVLQMYGGEIVGVDLPAGVDLTVTETEPGVQGDRVSGARKPAVLETGIQVQVPLFINPGDKIKVDTRSGEYLGRAGD